A single window of Leclercia adecarboxylata DNA harbors:
- the tuf gene encoding elongation factor Tu: protein MSKEKFERTKPHVNVGTIGHVDHGKTTLTAAITTVLAKTYGGSARAFDQIDNAPEEKARGITINTSHVEYDTPTRHYAHVDCPGHADYVKNMITGAAQMDGAILVVAATDGPMPQTREHILLGRQVGVPFIIVFLNKCDMVDDEELLELVEMEVRELLSQYDFPGDDTPIVRGSALKALEGEAEWEEKIIELAGYLDSYIPEPERAIDKPFLLPIEDVFSISGRGTVVTGRVERGIVKVGEEVEIVGIKETAKSTCTGVEMFRKLLDEGRAGENVGVLLRGIKREEIERGQVLAKPGSIKPHTKFESEVYILSKDEGGRHTPFFKGYRPQFYFRTTDVTGTIELPEGVEMVMPGDNIKMVVTLIHPIAMDDGLRFAIREGGRTVGAGVVAKVLG, encoded by the coding sequence ATGTCTAAAGAAAAGTTTGAACGTACAAAACCGCACGTTAACGTCGGTACTATCGGCCACGTTGACCATGGTAAAACAACGCTGACCGCTGCAATCACTACCGTTCTGGCAAAAACCTACGGTGGTTCTGCTCGTGCATTCGACCAGATCGATAACGCACCAGAAGAAAAAGCTCGTGGTATCACCATCAACACTTCCCACGTTGAATATGACACCCCGACTCGCCACTACGCACACGTAGACTGCCCGGGCCACGCCGACTATGTTAAAAACATGATCACCGGTGCTGCGCAGATGGACGGCGCGATCCTGGTTGTTGCTGCGACTGACGGCCCTATGCCTCAGACCCGTGAGCACATCCTGCTGGGTCGTCAGGTAGGCGTTCCTTTCATCATCGTGTTCCTGAACAAATGCGACATGGTTGATGACGAAGAGCTGCTGGAACTGGTTGAGATGGAAGTTCGTGAACTCCTGTCCCAGTACGACTTCCCGGGCGACGATACCCCAATCGTTCGCGGTTCCGCGCTGAAAGCGCTGGAAGGCGAAGCAGAGTGGGAAGAGAAAATCATCGAACTGGCTGGCTACCTGGATTCCTACATCCCAGAGCCAGAGCGTGCGATTGACAAGCCGTTCCTGCTGCCTATCGAAGACGTATTCTCCATCTCCGGTCGTGGTACCGTTGTTACCGGTCGTGTAGAGCGCGGTATCGTTAAAGTTGGCGAAGAAGTTGAAATCGTTGGTATCAAAGAGACTGCCAAGTCTACCTGTACCGGCGTTGAAATGTTCCGCAAACTGCTGGACGAAGGCCGTGCCGGTGAGAACGTTGGTGTTCTGCTGCGTGGTATCAAACGTGAAGAAATCGAACGTGGTCAGGTTCTGGCTAAGCCAGGCTCCATCAAGCCGCACACCAAGTTCGAATCTGAAGTGTACATCCTGTCCAAAGACGAAGGCGGCCGTCATACTCCGTTCTTCAAAGGCTACCGTCCACAGTTCTACTTCCGTACTACTGACGTGACCGGTACCATCGAACTGCCAGAAGGCGTTGAGATGGTAATGCCAGGCGACAACATCAAGATGGTTGTTACCCTGATCCACCCAATCGCGATGGATGACGGTCTGCGTTTCGCAATCCGTGAAGGCGGCCGTACTGTTGGCGCGGGCGTTGTTGCTAAAGTTCTCGGCTAA
- the secE gene encoding preprotein translocase subunit SecE — protein sequence MSANTEAQGSGRGLEAMKWVVVAVLLIVAIVGNYLYRDMMLPLRALAVVILIAAAGGVALLTTKGKATVAFAREARTEVRKVIWPTRQETLHTTLIVAAVTAVMSLILWGLDGILVRLVSFITGLRF from the coding sequence ATGAGTGCGAATACCGAAGCTCAAGGGAGCGGGCGCGGCCTGGAAGCGATGAAATGGGTAGTAGTAGCTGTATTGCTGATCGTGGCAATCGTTGGCAACTACCTTTATCGCGACATGATGCTGCCGCTACGCGCGCTGGCAGTGGTAATTCTGATTGCTGCAGCGGGTGGTGTCGCGCTGTTGACGACCAAAGGTAAAGCGACCGTCGCTTTTGCCCGCGAAGCGAGAACCGAAGTCCGTAAGGTCATTTGGCCGACTCGCCAGGAAACATTGCACACCACGCTGATTGTAGCTGCGGTTACCGCTGTAATGTCACTGATCCTGTGGGGACTGGATGGTATTCTGGTTCGCCTGGTATCCTTTATCACTGGCCTGAGGTTCTGA
- the nusG gene encoding transcription termination/antitermination protein NusG, giving the protein MSEAPKKRWYVVQAFSGFEGRVATSLREHIKLHNMEELFGEVMVPTEEVVEIRGGQRRKSERKFFPGYVLVQMVMNDASWHLVRSVPRVMGFIGGTSDRPAPISDKEVDAIMNRLQQVGDKPRPKTLFEPGEMVRVNDGPFADFNGVVEEVDYEKSRLKVSVSIFGRATPVELDFAQVEKA; this is encoded by the coding sequence ATGTCTGAAGCCCCTAAAAAGCGCTGGTACGTCGTTCAGGCGTTTTCCGGTTTTGAAGGCCGCGTAGCAACGTCGCTGCGTGAGCATATCAAATTACATAATATGGAAGAGTTGTTTGGCGAAGTTATGGTTCCGACCGAAGAAGTGGTCGAGATCCGTGGCGGCCAGCGTCGCAAAAGCGAGCGCAAATTCTTCCCGGGTTACGTGCTTGTTCAGATGGTGATGAACGATGCAAGCTGGCACTTAGTGCGCAGCGTACCGCGCGTAATGGGCTTTATCGGCGGCACGTCTGACCGTCCGGCGCCAATCAGCGACAAAGAAGTTGATGCGATTATGAACCGCCTGCAGCAGGTTGGTGATAAGCCGCGTCCGAAAACGCTGTTTGAACCGGGTGAAATGGTTCGTGTTAATGACGGTCCGTTTGCTGACTTTAACGGCGTGGTTGAAGAAGTGGACTACGAGAAGTCCCGCCTGAAAGTTTCCGTTTCTATCTTCGGTCGTGCGACCCCGGTAGAGCTGGACTTTGCCCAGGTAGAAAAAGCCTAA
- the rplK gene encoding 50S ribosomal protein L11: MAKKVQAYVKLQVAAGMANPSPPVGPALGQQGVNIMEFCKAFNAKTESLEKGLPIPVVITVYADRSFTFVTKTPPAAVLLKKAAGIKSGSGKPNKDKVGKISRAQLQEIAQTKAADMTGSDVEAMTRSIEGTARSMGLVVED, from the coding sequence ATGGCTAAGAAAGTACAAGCCTATGTCAAGCTGCAGGTTGCAGCTGGTATGGCAAACCCAAGTCCACCAGTTGGTCCAGCTCTGGGTCAGCAGGGTGTGAACATCATGGAATTCTGTAAAGCGTTCAATGCCAAAACCGAATCCCTGGAAAAAGGTCTGCCAATCCCAGTCGTAATCACTGTTTACGCTGACCGTTCTTTCACTTTCGTTACCAAGACCCCGCCGGCAGCAGTTCTGCTGAAAAAAGCGGCTGGTATCAAGTCTGGTTCCGGCAAGCCGAACAAAGACAAAGTTGGTAAAATTTCCCGCGCTCAGCTGCAGGAAATCGCGCAGACCAAAGCTGCCGACATGACTGGTTCCGACGTTGAAGCGATGACTCGCTCCATCGAAGGTACTGCACGTTCCATGGGCCTGGTAGTGGAGGACTAA